From a region of the Bdellovibrio bacteriovorus genome:
- a CDS encoding mechanosensitive ion channel family protein — MAEKFIKIQALYGLLELEPFILLGCLIAITWVFYKFFLKEASEERHRSIRNHFRTLVRHYIVLSFLFLVFIFLQTSEPQIGTIAKVTPYIAIVTFLWGNVVFVKTSRLIVLQYLFLGSMKHGVPLLLVNIFSLILSIVLLFWGVTHVFGLQVGPLLATSAAASVILGLALQDTLGNLFAGISLQLDRNFEIGDWLEIVSGIQKTTGQVREITWRSTTLVGFSDELITLPNRFMANATISNFSPPETPIVRSQVFRLAYGENVELAKQVLERTVAGIGEIRGIPAPWAYVNESNENWIQIKIIYFLDNYGSQFNVGDKVLIRGIEALRAANLKLARQVIEFSDRTLNHEHGKL, encoded by the coding sequence ATGGCAGAAAAGTTTATCAAAATTCAGGCACTTTACGGACTTCTTGAACTTGAGCCCTTCATTCTTTTGGGCTGCTTAATCGCCATCACCTGGGTGTTTTATAAGTTCTTCTTGAAAGAGGCCTCTGAAGAAAGACATCGCAGCATTCGTAATCACTTCAGAACTTTGGTTCGTCATTACATTGTTTTGAGTTTTTTATTTTTGGTTTTCATCTTTTTGCAAACTTCAGAACCACAAATTGGAACTATAGCTAAAGTCACCCCCTACATCGCCATCGTCACCTTCCTTTGGGGGAACGTGGTCTTTGTTAAAACCAGCCGACTGATTGTTCTCCAATATCTTTTCTTAGGCTCTATGAAGCATGGCGTGCCTTTGCTTCTGGTGAATATTTTCTCTTTGATTCTTTCTATCGTCCTTTTGTTCTGGGGAGTGACTCACGTCTTCGGTTTGCAAGTCGGTCCTTTGCTGGCGACTTCCGCCGCGGCCTCGGTCATTCTGGGTTTGGCTTTGCAAGACACCCTAGGAAATCTTTTCGCCGGGATTTCTTTACAGCTTGATAGAAACTTTGAAATTGGTGACTGGTTAGAAATCGTCAGCGGGATCCAAAAGACAACAGGTCAGGTGCGAGAGATCACGTGGCGCTCCACAACTCTTGTGGGTTTTTCCGATGAACTCATCACGCTACCGAACCGTTTTATGGCAAATGCCACGATCTCGAACTTCTCTCCACCGGAAACACCGATCGTCCGCAGCCAAGTCTTCCGCTTGGCTTACGGAGAAAACGTGGAGCTGGCAAAACAGGTTTTGGAGCGCACCGTGGCCGGTATTGGTGAAATTCGCGGCATTCCAGCGCCTTGGGCGTATGTGAATGAATCTAATGAAAACTGGATTCAAATTAAAATTATCTACTTCCTGGATAATTACGGTTCTCAATTCAATGTTGGGGATAAGGTTCTCATCCGTGGAATTGAAGCCCTCAGAGCGGCGAACTTGAAATTAGCTCGACAAGTGATCGAGTTTTCAGATAGAACCCTGAACCATGAGCACGGTAAACTTTGA
- the ttcA gene encoding tRNA 2-thiocytidine(32) synthetase TtcA, with product MSTVNFEHPLAIKIRKQITQALNDFNMIEDGDKVMVCVSGGKDSSVLLALLTEIQRRSERKFQVEAAILDQKQPGFDATAFKAWVESIGVKLHVVEKDTYSIVKEKVQGATYCSLCSRLRRAILYDYAHAQGFTKLALGHHRDDVVHTALLNLFYVGTMAAMPAKLKSDDERNILVRPLTYVSERDIEELAAVWNFPIIPCNLCGSQDGLKRQRIKKLVRDLEKEIPNVYASIQTALGNIKPSQLMDQELWDFKNLKASPSSPQDAHPQLEPSDELKV from the coding sequence ATGAGCACGGTAAACTTTGAGCATCCCTTAGCCATTAAAATTCGCAAACAAATCACTCAAGCCTTGAATGACTTCAATATGATTGAAGATGGCGACAAGGTGATGGTTTGCGTTTCTGGCGGCAAGGACTCAAGTGTTCTTTTGGCTTTATTGACTGAGATCCAACGTCGTTCGGAAAGAAAATTTCAAGTTGAAGCCGCGATCCTAGATCAAAAGCAACCGGGTTTTGATGCGACGGCTTTTAAGGCCTGGGTCGAAAGTATTGGCGTGAAGCTTCACGTTGTTGAAAAAGACACCTATTCAATTGTTAAAGAAAAGGTTCAAGGAGCCACTTATTGTTCTTTATGCTCCCGTCTTCGTCGTGCGATTTTGTATGATTATGCTCATGCTCAAGGCTTCACAAAACTCGCCTTAGGACATCACCGCGATGACGTAGTTCACACAGCGTTGTTGAACCTGTTTTATGTCGGCACTATGGCAGCAATGCCCGCAAAATTGAAATCGGACGACGAAAGAAATATTCTGGTTCGACCTCTGACTTATGTTTCAGAGCGCGACATTGAAGAATTGGCTGCGGTTTGGAACTTCCCGATCATTCCTTGCAATCTGTGTGGGTCTCAGGATGGATTGAAACGCCAGCGTATTAAAAAACTCGTGCGTGATTTGGAAAAAGAAATTCCAAACGTCTATGCCTCGATCCAAACAGCGCTTGGCAATATCAAGCCAAGCCAACTGATGGATCAAGAGCTTTGGGACTTCAAAAACCTTAAGGCATCACCTTCTTCACCGCAGGACGCTCACCCACAACTTGAGCCCAGCGACGAACTGAAGGTTTAG
- a CDS encoding glutathione S-transferase family protein: MIEFYTAQTPNGRKVALMLEELAIPYNQHNIDLGKQEQKSAEFIARNPNGKIPVIIDTEGSYGHKTTVFESGAILYYLAEKHQAFFGHSLEEKAQVMQWLMFQMSAIGPIFGNYHYGKHTLKPENPGFIERFEKEALRLLGVMEIQLEKNHYLAGETYTIADIATYPWLINFIKSKPEWFESKPSVRRWAQVVGERPAVKKVMP; this comes from the coding sequence ATGATTGAATTCTACACAGCCCAAACGCCCAATGGCCGCAAAGTGGCCTTGATGCTTGAGGAATTGGCAATTCCCTACAACCAACACAACATTGATCTTGGAAAGCAAGAGCAGAAGTCCGCAGAGTTTATTGCAAGAAACCCGAACGGAAAAATCCCCGTGATTATTGATACGGAGGGCTCTTATGGCCATAAAACGACTGTGTTTGAAAGCGGTGCTATTCTTTATTATCTCGCAGAAAAGCATCAAGCTTTCTTTGGACATAGCCTTGAAGAGAAAGCACAAGTCATGCAATGGCTGATGTTTCAAATGTCTGCCATCGGACCTATTTTTGGAAATTATCACTATGGAAAGCACACTCTAAAACCTGAAAATCCAGGCTTTATCGAACGTTTCGAAAAAGAGGCTCTTCGTCTTTTGGGAGTGATGGAAATTCAGTTAGAAAAAAATCACTATCTTGCCGGCGAGACATATACTATCGCCGACATTGCGACTTATCCTTGGTTGATTAATTTCATCAAGTCGAAACCAGAATGGTTTGAGTCTAAACCTTCAGTTCGTCGCTGGGCTCAAGTTGTGGGTGAGCGTCCTGCGGTGAAGAAGGTGATGCCTTAA
- a CDS encoding response regulator transcription factor — translation MAKILLIEDNLTNQIVVKETLSAHDVTCANTLKEATVHITSPFDLVILDVQLPDGSGFDFYMHHHTQLQDIPVVILTSQNEVTDKVVGFSLGAEDYVTKPFEPVELRARIEAKLRKKTKHHDTAILKVDSLHFDLTVQRISCDIKGEKKPIETTSIEFKILLYLAKHKDQVITRQQLLDQVWGGNTSVVDRAIDTHMSKLRKKLEGTPWEIKSVYGSGYRFEKHG, via the coding sequence ATGGCTAAGATTCTGCTTATCGAAGATAATTTAACGAATCAAATCGTGGTGAAGGAAACTCTTTCGGCTCATGACGTGACATGCGCGAATACGCTGAAAGAAGCAACGGTGCACATCACCTCCCCTTTTGATCTTGTCATCTTGGACGTCCAATTGCCAGATGGAAGTGGTTTTGATTTTTACATGCATCACCACACTCAACTCCAAGACATTCCGGTAGTGATCTTAACTTCTCAGAATGAAGTCACAGATAAAGTCGTAGGTTTTTCTCTAGGAGCTGAAGACTATGTCACAAAGCCTTTTGAGCCCGTCGAGCTGCGGGCTCGCATTGAGGCCAAGCTTCGCAAGAAAACAAAACATCATGACACCGCAATATTAAAGGTCGACAGTTTGCATTTCGACCTAACGGTGCAAAGAATTTCCTGCGACATCAAAGGTGAAAAAAAGCCCATTGAAACAACGTCAATTGAGTTCAAAATTCTTTTGTACCTAGCAAAGCACAAAGATCAAGTTATCACCCGCCAGCAGCTTTTAGACCAAGTCTGGGGTGGAAATACAAGTGTGGTCGATCGCGCCATCGACACTCATATGTCAAAGCTTCGCAAAAAGCTTGAAGGCACGCCGTGGGAAATCAAATCCGTTTATGGTTCTGGTTACCGCTTCGAAAAACACGGATAA
- a CDS encoding trypsin-like serine peptidase: MKRNSFVATMTVALAATFSVGFVNITPKVIYGDDNRVDVYQVTRADIREIADSTVALIPTRDIQNQGNGLVKILASSYGSSMNLCSDEPFFDQPSAANCSGSLVGEDLIATAGHCISSSDCSRYAFVFGYKMTDAKTAPETLPEGEVYGCKEIVAREYTSAQDYALVRLDRPVRGHRVLSLAQSAAQPGDAIYVVGHPSGLPTKVADGAQVRAQQGAYFTSNLDTYGGNSGSAVFNARTHEVVGILVRGAQDFTYDRAKQCTVSNRCTETGCRGEDVTNISYIVNALKK; the protein is encoded by the coding sequence GTGAAAAGGAATTCATTCGTAGCGACAATGACTGTCGCGCTTGCAGCAACGTTCTCAGTTGGATTTGTTAACATCACGCCCAAAGTTATTTATGGCGACGACAACCGTGTCGACGTCTATCAAGTAACCAGAGCCGACATTCGTGAAATTGCGGATTCCACAGTGGCTTTGATTCCAACACGCGATATTCAAAATCAAGGAAACGGTTTGGTAAAGATTTTGGCGTCAAGCTATGGCTCTAGTATGAATCTTTGCTCCGATGAGCCTTTCTTTGATCAACCTTCAGCAGCAAATTGCTCGGGTTCTTTAGTTGGTGAGGATTTGATTGCAACTGCTGGTCACTGCATCAGCTCTTCGGACTGCTCTCGGTATGCTTTCGTTTTTGGTTATAAAATGACGGACGCTAAAACAGCTCCAGAGACTTTGCCTGAAGGTGAAGTTTATGGTTGTAAGGAAATCGTGGCTCGTGAATACACGAGTGCTCAAGATTACGCTCTAGTGCGTTTGGATCGCCCTGTCCGTGGTCACCGCGTTTTGAGTTTGGCACAGTCAGCAGCACAGCCCGGTGACGCAATTTACGTCGTTGGTCATCCCTCAGGTCTTCCGACGAAAGTGGCTGACGGTGCGCAGGTGCGTGCTCAACAGGGAGCTTATTTCACTTCGAACTTAGATACTTACGGAGGAAATTCTGGATCTGCGGTTTTCAATGCAAGAACTCATGAAGTGGTGGGTATTCTTGTTCGTGGAGCCCAAGATTTCACGTATGACCGAGCTAAGCAATGTACTGTTTCAAATAGATGTACAGAAACGGGTTGCCGCGGTGAAGATGTTACGAACATCTCTTATATCGTGAATGCTTTAAAAAAATAA
- a CDS encoding SufE family protein, with amino-acid sequence MNIQERQQKIIQDFSTMNQWEDRYKKIIEMGKALPEMPENLKTEQNAVKGCQSQVWLSANLNEQGQIQLQGDSDALIVKGLVGLLLYVYSGATPSEILSTPPEFLKALGFEGNLSPSRANGLHSMLKQIKLYATAFDYLLKTKK; translated from the coding sequence ATGAACATCCAAGAAAGACAACAAAAGATAATCCAAGATTTCTCCACGATGAATCAGTGGGAAGACCGCTATAAAAAAATCATCGAGATGGGGAAAGCTCTTCCTGAAATGCCCGAGAATTTAAAAACAGAGCAAAACGCTGTGAAAGGCTGCCAGTCGCAAGTCTGGCTCTCTGCAAATTTAAACGAGCAAGGTCAAATACAACTTCAAGGCGATAGCGATGCTTTGATCGTGAAGGGTTTGGTTGGACTTTTGTTGTATGTTTATTCTGGAGCGACTCCCAGCGAGATTTTATCGACACCTCCCGAGTTTTTGAAAGCTTTGGGCTTCGAAGGAAACCTTTCTCCTAGCCGCGCCAATGGTCTGCATTCCATGCTTAAGCAAATCAAACTTTATGCGACGGCATTTGATTATCTTCTGAAAACGAAAAAATAA
- a CDS encoding phosphatase domain-containing protein, producing the protein MKNFIAFLIFFVSLSSQAQTLFVSDVDDTIKLANVKDLSEAARYAFDDKSRFLGMNALYHHIVKENSDIRVVYLSKAPEWFMGRTHRNFLKNGNYPAGTYIGKTEYDSDVHKITNLRKLMEEHRPRKVILIGDNGEQDADIYAQLAQEYANQGIEFHQFIRIVYNRNSFVEWGAALHNGQTGFVTPLEISFELEKAHILSYSAVETLVKTLVPDFVYASSYAAEGDVAFPYFVNCQTFVWKWDDSLQRFDTMKQLKLKLTDRCRLKM; encoded by the coding sequence ATGAAAAACTTTATCGCGTTCTTAATATTCTTTGTTTCATTATCCTCTCAGGCTCAGACATTGTTCGTAAGCGACGTCGATGACACCATCAAGCTTGCGAATGTGAAGGATCTAAGTGAAGCCGCCCGCTACGCCTTTGATGATAAAAGTCGTTTCTTGGGAATGAATGCGCTTTATCACCACATCGTGAAAGAAAACTCAGACATCCGGGTGGTTTATCTTTCAAAAGCACCTGAATGGTTCATGGGTCGCACGCACCGCAATTTCCTCAAAAACGGAAATTACCCGGCGGGGACCTATATTGGAAAAACCGAATATGATAGCGATGTTCATAAAATCACGAACTTGCGCAAACTCATGGAAGAACACCGTCCGCGCAAGGTGATTCTTATTGGCGATAACGGCGAACAAGACGCCGATATTTACGCGCAACTGGCGCAAGAATACGCCAACCAGGGCATCGAGTTTCATCAGTTCATCCGTATCGTTTATAACCGCAATTCGTTCGTAGAATGGGGCGCAGCTCTGCATAATGGACAGACAGGCTTTGTAACTCCTTTAGAGATTTCTTTTGAGCTGGAAAAAGCTCACATCTTGAGTTATTCCGCTGTTGAAACTTTGGTAAAGACCCTGGTCCCTGATTTCGTCTATGCGAGCAGCTATGCGGCGGAAGGTGATGTGGCTTTTCCTTATTTCGTGAATTGCCAAACCTTCGTATGGAAGTGGGACGACAGTCTGCAAAGGTTTGATACAATGAAGCAGTTGAAGCTTAAATTGACCGACCGCTGTCGCCTGAAAATGTAA
- a CDS encoding HD domain-containing protein produces MATRSFLSSTQWEQAQEVLTPPLMTPDGDVRQVFCFSAENFSGWLSARLEELFKSSPEWEKCHPIILGSWARGELSPKSDIDVLFCGDEEKVKLFVDKANEQGLKLRYRMPHNPSDWTENVEAFDILALLKARPWTPEGAQKLFEQQKKIWSKKNYYRRILLKAVKEERKNRAKRFDSITNYLEPNIKFGPGGLRDLEQGLQIYELFAEKFTHPGHALNVLHYYRNYFLNIRQKLHLEGHGDILSNAVQFDLAKWMGFKTHKDFMRDLQRGLSRVHFYSDWIVEVAESSEKELKKLEQFEFKKFEDLSLALHKNSSVLVQKKVRENLDSLLPDAKVKSLAKRRGQVLESILDIKATDEFLVSIFRSRLIDKLVPEIRRLVGYVQHDQYHRFTADSHIMQACREVKRIYKKSSQLGPLKSLHQKLTKEDWRILSWSCLYHDLAKGLESGDHHSDLGVTIVERDFKSYGFSKSFTDEVKWMVKNHLEISQAAFRKNPKDPKVWQDLRDKGVEGARLYRLALFTAIDIRATNPEAWNEWKAKLLRDLVVSLESKKAQDYFDFQTLRLRKKLQLSSEVIEELGPVLLDSLAIKDLVNDLKKAEHAESSLAPLVYKTRKGEVWIRFHEKKDRKGLLSDYVGQLYSLGLGIRHASIHTLSKVGVYDWFQVSTTRNIQQLTKILENTQVQSKNIPAVKFESIQLVSADEKEWVISFKGPDQSGLLASAAKSLSELGVSIKSARVHTWGRQVDDIFTVKSLGSEPQELIANLRQKYQL; encoded by the coding sequence ATGGCAACAAGATCTTTTTTGTCTTCAACTCAGTGGGAGCAAGCGCAAGAGGTTTTAACACCACCACTTATGACACCTGACGGAGATGTTCGTCAGGTGTTTTGTTTTTCAGCCGAAAACTTTTCGGGTTGGTTGTCGGCGCGTCTGGAAGAGCTTTTTAAAAGCTCCCCGGAATGGGAAAAGTGTCATCCCATTATTTTAGGATCTTGGGCTCGAGGTGAATTAAGTCCGAAGTCGGATATCGATGTTCTGTTCTGTGGTGATGAAGAAAAGGTAAAACTCTTTGTCGATAAAGCCAACGAACAGGGTCTTAAACTTCGCTACCGTATGCCTCACAATCCTTCCGATTGGACTGAAAACGTCGAGGCCTTTGATATTCTCGCGTTATTAAAAGCTCGTCCCTGGACACCTGAAGGCGCACAAAAACTTTTTGAACAGCAAAAAAAGATCTGGTCAAAAAAGAACTATTATCGCCGCATTCTTTTAAAGGCTGTGAAAGAAGAACGGAAGAACCGCGCAAAGCGCTTTGATTCCATCACGAATTATCTTGAGCCCAATATTAAATTTGGACCCGGTGGACTTCGCGATCTTGAACAAGGTTTGCAGATTTACGAGCTCTTCGCCGAAAAGTTCACTCACCCTGGGCATGCGCTGAATGTTCTTCATTACTATCGCAATTATTTTTTAAATATTCGTCAGAAGCTGCACTTGGAAGGTCATGGCGATATTCTGTCCAACGCAGTACAGTTTGATCTTGCGAAATGGATGGGATTTAAAACGCATAAAGATTTTATGCGCGATTTACAGCGCGGTCTTTCGCGCGTGCATTTTTATTCAGACTGGATTGTGGAAGTTGCCGAGTCTTCAGAGAAAGAACTAAAAAAACTAGAGCAATTCGAGTTTAAAAAGTTCGAGGATCTTTCGCTTGCGTTACATAAGAACTCGAGCGTTTTAGTGCAGAAAAAAGTGCGTGAAAACCTGGACAGTCTTTTACCCGATGCCAAAGTGAAGTCCTTGGCGAAACGACGTGGGCAAGTTCTAGAATCTATTCTTGATATTAAAGCGACAGATGAGTTTTTGGTAAGTATTTTTCGCTCGCGTTTGATTGATAAGCTCGTGCCTGAAATCCGCCGCTTAGTGGGCTATGTTCAGCACGATCAGTATCATCGTTTTACGGCGGACTCGCACATCATGCAGGCGTGTCGCGAAGTAAAGCGTATCTATAAAAAATCCTCTCAGCTAGGACCATTAAAGTCTTTGCACCAAAAACTCACGAAAGAGGACTGGCGCATTCTTTCCTGGAGCTGTTTGTATCATGATTTAGCAAAGGGCCTTGAAAGTGGAGACCACCATTCGGATCTCGGCGTGACCATCGTGGAACGAGATTTTAAATCTTATGGTTTTTCAAAGTCTTTCACGGACGAAGTGAAGTGGATGGTGAAAAATCATCTGGAAATTTCTCAGGCCGCTTTTAGAAAAAATCCGAAAGATCCTAAAGTGTGGCAGGATTTGCGAGATAAGGGTGTGGAAGGCGCAAGACTTTATCGTCTGGCCTTATTCACGGCCATCGATATTCGTGCAACAAATCCAGAGGCCTGGAATGAGTGGAAAGCAAAACTGTTGCGCGATTTAGTCGTCAGCCTTGAATCTAAAAAAGCGCAAGACTATTTCGATTTCCAAACTCTGCGTTTACGCAAGAAGTTGCAACTTTCTTCAGAAGTGATCGAGGAATTGGGCCCTGTTTTATTAGACAGTCTGGCTATTAAAGATCTCGTCAACGATCTCAAAAAAGCAGAACACGCTGAAAGCTCTTTGGCGCCTTTGGTTTACAAAACGCGCAAAGGGGAAGTGTGGATACGCTTCCACGAGAAAAAAGACCGTAAAGGGCTTTTAAGCGATTATGTGGGGCAGTTGTATTCCCTGGGCTTGGGCATTCGCCATGCCTCGATTCACACACTTTCTAAAGTCGGCGTGTATGACTGGTTTCAAGTATCGACAACTCGAAACATTCAACAACTGACAAAGATTTTAGAAAACACACAAGTGCAGTCGAAAAATATTCCGGCCGTGAAGTTTGAGTCGATTCAACTTGTTAGTGCGGATGAAAAAGAATGGGTGATCAGCTTTAAAGGACCAGATCAGTCAGGGCTCTTGGCCTCAGCCGCGAAGTCTTTAAGTGAATTGGGTGTGAGCATTAAGAGTGCCCGCGTTCATACTTGGGGCCGTCAGGTCGATGATATTTTTACCGTGAAGTCTTTAGGAAGCGAGCCTCAAGAGCTGATCGCGAACTTGAGGCAGAAGTATCAGCTTTAG
- the mutS gene encoding DNA mismatch repair protein MutS produces MKQFWDIKSVHQDKILLFRMGDFFEMFFDDAVKAAPVLGIALTQRNKKSADETPMCGVPHHSIAGPINKLLAAGFKVAICDQLEDPKMAKGIVKRGVTRVLTPGMVYDSDTLDGTKPHYLVSLDNESISFLDTTTGEAFFFRSQKTTELLRFLQILPVAEIVISKDDEALLKGLDGVLISFHEDVAEALHDLLKNSAPLSAARLVSYVTQLSGEESIKTLSPFVERDLEHRLEISGTVLRHLEVFSTYKGEGLGSLFHAINRTQTSAGSRLLRQWLSFPLRDTKAIEQRLTSVEFWRSHVLELKRVRQILGQMGDIERRLGKISQPQCNGRDLLALAGSVHAGISALEVLVHASGGTANFEPLRDLAYKIERTLVEDPPLATKQGYLIRQGVSAELDELIELSTHSQALVARMEAEEKEKTGISSLKIRYNNVFGYYIEITNTHKDKAPAHYQRKQTLTNAERYCTDELVELERKVLSANTKRADLEFEFFEALRKEILAQCPALLTLAHECSEVDVVSGLAWLSLEEKYVRPQFTTDGSLKLRASRHPVVEQTVKKNFVANDIELRPHSCLLLTGPNMAGKSTLMRQVALIAIMAQMGSFVPADEASIPVFDAIFTRIGASDQLSEGLSTFMVEMTETSAMLKNATKDSLVILDEVGRGTSTFDGMCLAQSILEHLLSETKALTFFATHYHELTSLDQSFGQITNAHMTVAERNGEIRFLHTLVKGPALKSYGVQVAELAGLPASVTKRAKGLLRDIESKRVQASSQLSLLDQLHSDVPAMDIDPITTFTLPEEIKSLMAEVEKYPLMQMSPLDAMNQIAKWKEIVARNGQEV; encoded by the coding sequence ATGAAACAGTTCTGGGACATCAAGTCCGTTCACCAAGATAAAATTCTTCTATTCCGCATGGGGGACTTCTTTGAGATGTTCTTCGATGATGCTGTGAAAGCGGCACCGGTCTTGGGAATCGCTCTTACGCAAAGAAATAAAAAATCGGCTGATGAAACTCCGATGTGTGGCGTACCTCATCATTCTATCGCAGGTCCGATAAATAAACTTTTAGCGGCCGGCTTCAAGGTTGCAATCTGTGATCAGCTAGAAGATCCCAAGATGGCAAAGGGTATTGTCAAAAGAGGTGTCACGCGAGTTCTGACTCCGGGCATGGTCTATGACTCTGATACTTTGGACGGAACAAAGCCTCATTATCTTGTGAGTTTAGATAATGAGTCTATCAGCTTCTTAGATACAACAACGGGCGAAGCATTTTTCTTTAGGTCGCAAAAAACGACAGAGCTTTTGCGTTTCTTACAAATTCTTCCCGTTGCTGAGATTGTGATTTCTAAAGACGACGAGGCCTTGCTGAAAGGTCTTGATGGCGTACTTATTAGCTTCCATGAAGATGTCGCAGAGGCTCTTCACGATTTATTAAAAAACAGCGCGCCTTTGTCGGCTGCCCGGCTGGTTTCTTATGTCACGCAGCTGTCAGGGGAAGAGTCTATCAAGACACTTTCACCGTTTGTAGAAAGGGATCTTGAGCATCGTCTTGAAATTTCTGGAACAGTTCTTCGTCACCTTGAGGTGTTTTCGACTTACAAAGGTGAAGGCCTGGGAAGTCTTTTTCATGCGATCAACCGCACGCAAACGTCTGCGGGAAGTCGTCTTCTTCGTCAGTGGTTGAGTTTTCCACTGCGTGATACAAAGGCCATTGAACAGCGTCTTACTTCGGTTGAGTTCTGGCGCAGCCATGTCCTTGAGTTAAAACGCGTTCGTCAAATCCTAGGGCAAATGGGCGATATCGAAAGACGTCTTGGAAAAATCTCTCAACCTCAATGCAATGGTCGTGATCTTTTGGCTTTGGCAGGAAGTGTTCATGCTGGTATCAGCGCGCTTGAAGTTCTAGTGCATGCTTCCGGGGGAACGGCGAACTTTGAACCTTTGCGCGATCTTGCTTACAAGATTGAGCGCACGTTGGTTGAAGATCCTCCTTTGGCAACAAAGCAAGGTTATTTGATTCGTCAGGGCGTTTCTGCAGAGCTTGATGAGTTGATTGAACTTTCGACTCATTCGCAAGCTTTGGTGGCACGCATGGAGGCTGAGGAAAAAGAGAAGACCGGTATTTCTAGTCTTAAAATCCGCTACAACAATGTTTTCGGTTATTATATTGAAATCACTAATACACACAAAGACAAGGCGCCAGCGCACTATCAAAGAAAACAAACTTTGACTAATGCGGAACGCTACTGCACCGACGAGCTTGTTGAATTAGAAAGAAAAGTTCTGAGTGCCAATACGAAGCGCGCAGATTTGGAATTTGAATTCTTCGAAGCCTTGAGAAAAGAGATTCTGGCTCAATGCCCCGCTTTACTGACGCTGGCTCATGAATGTAGTGAGGTCGACGTGGTTTCAGGCTTGGCATGGTTGAGTTTGGAAGAAAAATACGTACGTCCGCAATTCACGACAGATGGTTCTTTAAAATTGAGAGCCAGCCGTCACCCGGTGGTTGAGCAAACCGTGAAAAAGAACTTCGTTGCGAACGACATTGAACTTCGCCCTCACTCTTGCCTGTTATTAACGGGCCCGAATATGGCTGGTAAGTCGACGTTGATGAGACAAGTGGCTTTGATCGCTATTATGGCGCAAATGGGTTCTTTCGTCCCGGCAGATGAGGCTTCAATCCCGGTCTTTGATGCGATCTTCACACGTATTGGTGCGAGTGATCAGTTGTCGGAAGGTCTTTCAACATTCATGGTTGAAATGACGGAAACTTCCGCGATGCTAAAAAATGCGACGAAAGATTCTTTGGTGATCCTAGATGAAGTCGGTCGTGGTACGAGCACGTTTGATGGCATGTGCTTGGCGCAATCCATTCTTGAACATTTATTAAGTGAAACAAAAGCCCTTACTTTCTTTGCGACTCACTACCATGAGCTGACGTCGTTAGATCAAAGTTTTGGTCAGATCACAAACGCTCACATGACGGTGGCCGAACGAAACGGTGAAATCCGTTTCCTGCACACCTTGGTGAAAGGCCCGGCATTAAAATCTTACGGGGTGCAAGTGGCAGAATTAGCGGGACTTCCTGCCTCTGTGACAAAAAGGGCCAAAGGTCTTTTGCGTGATATTGAATCAAAACGTGTTCAAGCTTCCAGTCAGCTTTCACTTTTAGATCAATTGCATAGTGATGTTCCGGCGATGGATATAGATCCGATCACGACCTTCACTTTGCCAGAAGAAATCAAAAGTTTGATGGCAGAAGTGGAAAAATACCCGTTGATGCAGATGAGTCCGCTGGATGCGATGAACCAGATCGCGAAGTGGAAAGAAATCGTTGCTCGTAACGGACAGGAAGTGTAG